A window of Sphingomonas adhaesiva contains these coding sequences:
- a CDS encoding sensor histidine kinase gives MATLSASPAPSSAPSSAPLPSGPSPERPLFVRPFFEDKSAAFWKLQAAGWTGYLLLRSVSTLSGNFSLQAIVPNIIEAIVGYCLTLLLSVLYGHYRQLPRVTGILLSIFTLAFATFLYATLDAFSFSFIKLAAPGVDVSLLLGTLFLNFTVLAGWSALYFGINFYLIVESQIDQMEHLENQASSAQLAMLRYQLNPHFLFNTLNSISTLVLLKQTERANAMLSRLSSFLRYTLANEPTAHVTVAQEMETLKLYLEIEKMRFEDRLRPIFDVDPAVEKARLPSLLLQPLVENAIKYAVTPQEDGAEIRVSVRLVGERVLLGVSDTGPGLMPTKSRPSLSTGVGIANIRERLAQAYGADHRFDVRAMPTGGFGVQIEIPFQLEVPNREV, from the coding sequence ATGGCGACCCTTTCCGCTTCCCCCGCCCCCTCGTCGGCCCCCTCCTCCGCCCCGCTGCCGTCGGGCCCGAGCCCGGAACGCCCGCTCTTCGTGCGGCCCTTCTTCGAGGACAAGTCGGCCGCGTTCTGGAAGCTCCAGGCGGCAGGGTGGACCGGCTATCTGCTGCTGCGCTCGGTCTCCACGCTGTCGGGCAATTTCTCGCTCCAGGCGATCGTGCCCAACATCATCGAGGCGATCGTCGGCTATTGCCTGACGCTGCTGCTGAGCGTGCTGTACGGCCATTACCGCCAGCTGCCGCGCGTCACCGGCATCCTGCTGTCGATCTTCACGCTGGCGTTCGCGACCTTCCTCTACGCCACGCTCGACGCCTTCTCGTTCAGCTTCATCAAGCTGGCCGCGCCCGGGGTCGACGTGTCGCTGCTGCTGGGAACGCTGTTCCTGAACTTCACGGTGCTCGCGGGGTGGTCGGCGCTGTATTTCGGGATCAATTTCTACCTGATCGTCGAATCGCAGATCGACCAGATGGAGCATCTGGAGAACCAGGCGTCCTCGGCGCAGCTGGCGATGCTGCGCTATCAGCTGAACCCGCATTTCCTGTTCAACACGCTCAATTCGATCTCGACGCTGGTGCTGCTCAAGCAGACCGAGCGCGCCAATGCGATGCTCAGCCGCCTGTCGTCGTTCCTGCGCTACACGCTGGCGAACGAGCCCACCGCGCATGTGACGGTGGCGCAGGAGATGGAGACGCTGAAACTGTACCTCGAGATCGAGAAGATGCGGTTCGAGGACCGGCTGCGCCCGATCTTCGATGTCGATCCCGCGGTGGAGAAGGCGCGGCTGCCGTCGCTGCTGCTCCAGCCGTTGGTCGAGAATGCGATCAAATATGCGGTCACCCCGCAGGAGGACGGCGCCGAAATCCGCGTGTCCGTGCGGCTCGTCGGGGAGCGGGTGCTGCTGGGCGTATCCGACACCGGACCGGGTTTGATGCCGACCAAATCGCGTCCAAGCCTTTCAACCGGCGTGGGCATCGCCAATATCAGGGAGCGGCTGGCGCAGGCTTACGGGGCCGACCACCGCTTCGATGTGCGCGCCATGCCGACGGGCGGGTTCGGGGTCCAGATCGAGATCCCGTTCCAGCTCGAAGTACCGAATAGAGAGGTGTGA
- a CDS encoding LytR/AlgR family response regulator transcription factor, translating to MTIRTILVDDEPLAIQGLELRLQAHDDVEIIAKCQNGREAISAIKTHKPDLVFLDIQMPGFDGFSVVQGLMEVEPPLFVFVTAYSDHAIRAFEAQATDYLMKPVEETRLADTLDRVRQRLAERQSAGEADRLKEVLAEHAPEAAAEMVDTGSGDQVNASRFEKMINIKDRGQIFRVDVDTIERIDAAGDYMCIYTGDNTLILRETMKDLEKRLDPRRFQRIHRSTIVNLDLVKQVKPHTNGECFLVLDSGASVKVSRSYRDVVARFVH from the coding sequence ATGACCATTCGTACCATCCTCGTCGACGACGAGCCGCTTGCGATCCAGGGGCTCGAGCTGCGGCTTCAGGCGCACGACGACGTCGAGATCATCGCCAAGTGCCAGAACGGGCGCGAGGCGATCAGCGCGATCAAGACCCACAAGCCCGACCTCGTCTTCCTCGACATCCAGATGCCCGGCTTCGACGGATTCTCGGTGGTGCAGGGGCTGATGGAGGTGGAGCCGCCGCTGTTCGTGTTCGTGACCGCCTATTCCGACCATGCGATCCGCGCGTTCGAGGCGCAGGCGACCGATTATCTGATGAAGCCGGTCGAGGAGACGCGGCTGGCCGACACGCTCGACCGGGTGCGCCAGCGGCTGGCCGAGCGGCAGAGCGCGGGCGAGGCGGACCGGCTGAAGGAAGTGCTGGCCGAACATGCACCCGAGGCGGCGGCGGAGATGGTCGACACCGGCAGCGGCGATCAGGTCAACGCCAGCCGGTTCGAGAAGATGATTAACATCAAGGACCGCGGCCAGATCTTCCGCGTCGATGTCGATACGATCGAGCGGATCGACGCCGCGGGCGACTATATGTGCATCTACACCGGCGACAACACGCTGATCCTGCGCGAGACGATGAAGGACCTGGAGAAGCGCCTGGACCCGCGCCGGTTCCAGCGCATCCACCGCTCGACCATCGTCAACCTGGACCTGGTCAAGCAGGTGAAGCCGCACACCAACGGCGAATGCTTCCTGGTGCTGGATTCGGGGGCGAGCGTGAAGGTCAGCCGGTCCTATCGCGACGTGGTGGCGCGCTTCGTCCACTGA
- the trhO gene encoding oxygen-dependent tRNA uridine(34) hydroxylase TrhO, with translation MIRISALYRFARFDDPSALRGPLLAAAQAAGVKGTLLLATEGINGTIAGEAAALDRVIAHIRALPGCADLSLKHSWAEASPFHRLKVKVKREIVTMGVAVDPLAHAGTYVAPAEWNALIADPATLVIDTRNAYEVAVGTFAGAVDPATASFADFPAWFRDHRDTLMAGKTRVAMFCTGGIRCEKSTAFLKAEGVEAVHHLDGGILRYLEEVPASESRWQGECFVFDQRVAVGHGLAPGTHALCHACRMPVSAADRASPLYVEGASCPACHTTRDDTQRAGYAERHRQQRLAEDRGEAHVGRRFD, from the coding sequence ATGATCCGGATTTCGGCACTCTATCGCTTCGCCCGCTTCGATGACCCTTCCGCGCTGCGCGGCCCGCTGCTCGCGGCGGCGCAGGCGGCGGGGGTGAAGGGCACGCTGCTGCTCGCGACCGAGGGCATCAACGGGACGATCGCGGGCGAGGCGGCGGCGCTCGACCGCGTGATCGCGCACATTCGCGCGTTGCCGGGCTGTGCCGACCTGTCGCTCAAGCACAGCTGGGCGGAGGCGAGTCCGTTCCACCGGCTGAAAGTGAAGGTGAAGCGCGAGATCGTGACGATGGGGGTCGCGGTCGATCCGCTGGCGCACGCGGGCACCTATGTCGCACCGGCCGAGTGGAACGCGCTGATCGCCGATCCCGCGACGCTCGTGATCGACACGCGCAACGCCTACGAGGTGGCGGTGGGCACCTTCGCAGGGGCAGTCGATCCGGCGACCGCGAGCTTCGCCGACTTCCCCGCATGGTTCCGCGATCATCGCGACACGCTGATGGCGGGCAAGACGCGTGTCGCGATGTTCTGCACCGGCGGCATCCGCTGCGAGAAGTCGACCGCCTTCCTGAAGGCTGAAGGCGTGGAGGCGGTCCACCACCTCGACGGCGGCATCCTGCGCTATCTGGAGGAAGTGCCCGCAAGCGAGAGCCGGTGGCAGGGCGAATGCTTCGTCTTCGACCAGCGCGTCGCGGTCGGACACGGTCTGGCGCCCGGAACCCACGCGCTCTGCCACGCCTGCCGCATGCCGGTGAGCGCGGCGGATCGCGCATCCCCCCTGTATGTCGAGGGGGCGAGCTGCCCCGCCTGCCATACCACCCGCGACGATACGCAGCGCGCCGGCTATGCCGAACGCCACCGCCAGCAGCGGCTGGCGGAGGATCGCGGCGAGGCGCATGTCGGGCGGCGGTTCGACTGA
- a CDS encoding ABC-F family ATP-binding cassette domain-containing protein, producing MLNLNGITVRLGGRTILDGATAALPPGSRVGLIGRNGAGKSTLVRVIAGMLEPDDGSADMPKGARLGYIAQEAPSGTATPFDTVLAADVERAALMLESETTEDPDRLGDVYERLIAIDAYTAPARAAQILLGLGFDEEMQQRPLDSFSGGWKMRVALAALLFSQPDLLLLDEPSNHLDLEAVMWLEDFLVNYKATIVVVSHERDFLNNVVDHILHLQGGKITLYPGGYDSFERQRAERMAQLAAAKANQDAQRAKLQDYVARNSARASTAKQAQSRQKMLAKMQPIAELANDPSLSFDFPDPSELRPPLITLDMASVGYGETPILKRLNMRLDPDDRVALLGRNGNGKTTLARLLAAQLTPMEGDMASSGKMKVGYFTQYQVEELDADDTPLEHMTRTMKGASPAAVRAQLGRFGFSGDKATGKVGKMSGGEKARLALALITRDAPHLLILDEPTNHLDVDAREALVQALNSYTGAVVLVSHDRHMLEMTADRLVLVDDGTAAEFDGTLDDYIALVLSGENKAEGKPAKGSKKDRAAAADRRAAETAIRKKAKEAEEALAKLNAQRAAVDRAMFDPSTADKTLANLSMTELMKRRSELSDRIDTAEATWLEASEKLEAGLVAAA from the coding sequence ATGCTCAACCTCAACGGCATCACCGTGCGCCTCGGCGGGCGCACGATCCTCGACGGCGCGACGGCGGCGCTGCCGCCCGGCAGCCGCGTCGGGCTGATCGGGCGCAACGGCGCGGGCAAGTCGACGCTGGTCCGCGTCATCGCCGGCATGCTGGAGCCGGACGACGGCTCCGCCGACATGCCGAAGGGCGCGCGGCTGGGCTATATCGCGCAGGAGGCGCCGTCGGGCACCGCGACGCCGTTCGACACGGTGCTCGCCGCCGATGTCGAGCGCGCGGCGCTGATGCTCGAATCGGAGACAACCGAGGATCCCGACCGGCTGGGCGACGTGTACGAGCGGCTGATCGCGATCGACGCCTATACCGCGCCCGCGCGCGCTGCGCAGATCCTGCTCGGGCTCGGCTTCGACGAGGAGATGCAGCAGCGTCCGCTCGACAGTTTCTCGGGCGGGTGGAAGATGCGCGTGGCGCTGGCGGCGTTGCTGTTCTCGCAGCCCGACCTGCTGCTGCTCGACGAGCCGTCGAACCACCTCGACCTGGAGGCGGTGATGTGGCTGGAGGACTTCCTGGTCAATTACAAGGCGACGATCGTGGTGGTCAGCCACGAGCGCGACTTCCTCAACAACGTCGTCGACCATATCCTCCACCTGCAAGGCGGGAAGATCACGCTCTATCCGGGCGGCTACGACAGTTTCGAGCGCCAGCGCGCCGAGCGGATGGCGCAGCTGGCCGCCGCGAAGGCGAACCAGGATGCGCAGCGCGCCAAGCTGCAGGACTATGTCGCGCGCAATTCCGCCCGCGCCTCCACCGCGAAGCAGGCGCAGAGCCGCCAGAAGATGCTGGCCAAGATGCAGCCGATCGCGGAGCTGGCCAACGATCCGTCGCTGTCGTTCGACTTCCCCGATCCCAGCGAATTGCGCCCGCCGCTCATCACGCTCGACATGGCGAGCGTCGGCTATGGCGAGACGCCGATCCTCAAGCGGCTCAACATGCGGCTCGACCCCGACGACCGCGTCGCGCTGCTGGGGCGCAACGGCAACGGCAAGACGACGCTCGCCCGCCTGCTCGCCGCACAGCTGACGCCGATGGAGGGCGACATGGCGTCGTCGGGCAAGATGAAGGTCGGCTATTTCACCCAATATCAGGTGGAGGAGCTGGACGCCGACGACACGCCGCTGGAGCATATGACGCGCACGATGAAGGGCGCGAGCCCCGCCGCGGTGCGTGCGCAGCTGGGCCGGTTCGGCTTTTCGGGCGACAAGGCGACGGGCAAGGTCGGCAAGATGTCGGGCGGCGAGAAGGCGCGGCTGGCGCTGGCGCTCATCACCCGCGACGCGCCGCACCTGCTGATCCTCGACGAGCCGACCAACCACCTCGACGTCGACGCGCGCGAGGCGCTGGTGCAGGCGCTCAATTCCTACACCGGCGCGGTCGTGCTGGTCAGCCACGATCGCCACATGCTGGAGATGACGGCCGACCGGCTGGTGCTGGTCGATGACGGCACCGCGGCCGAGTTCGACGGGACGCTCGACGATTATATCGCGCTGGTGCTGTCGGGCGAGAACAAGGCGGAGGGCAAGCCCGCCAAGGGCAGCAAGAAGGACCGCGCCGCCGCCGCCGATCGCCGCGCGGCGGAAACCGCGATCCGCAAGAAGGCCAAGGAGGCCGAGGAGGCGCTCGCCAAGCTCAACGCGCAGCGGGCGGCGGTGGACCGGGCGATGTTCGACCCCTCGACCGCGGACAAGACGCTGGCGAACCTGTCGATGACCGAGCTGATGAAGCGGCGGTCGGAGCTGTCGGATCGGATCGACACGGCGGAAGCGACGTGGCTGGAGGCGAGCGAGAAGCTGGAAGCCGGGTTGGTCGCCGCGGCGTAG
- a CDS encoding DUF3297 family protein, producing MSDTPPDHLSIDPSSPYFDQPALERGVGIRFKGVERKDVEEYSISEGWIRVALGKKVDRRGRPLTIKLTGPVEAWFERGAEDGDEAQD from the coding sequence ATGAGCGATACCCCTCCCGATCATCTCTCGATCGATCCGTCGAGTCCGTACTTCGACCAGCCCGCGCTGGAGCGCGGCGTCGGCATCCGCTTCAAGGGTGTCGAGCGCAAGGACGTCGAGGAATACAGCATCTCCGAAGGCTGGATCCGCGTCGCGTTGGGCAAGAAGGTCGACCGCCGCGGTCGCCCGCTGACGATCAAGCTGACCGGCCCGGTCGAGGCATGGTTCGAGCGTGGTGCCGAGGACGGGGACGAAGCACAGGACTGA
- a CDS encoding DNA-3-methyladenine glycosylase family protein, whose protein sequence is MGLSAPDLNAGLDALAAREPAFAAALERVGYPAPRIRARGYATLLRTILGQQVSVKAADAVWRKLEALGDPADPALVQRLDDDMLRACGFSRQKSGYARSLAEEVTSGRLDLDALPQDDEEAIAQLVRVKGIGRWSAEVYLLFAEGRPDIWPAGDLAVQIEVGRILGHDTRPSEKLTRELAEAWRPYRGAAAIFTWHHYGAGADAAPV, encoded by the coding sequence ATGGGGCTGAGCGCGCCGGACCTGAACGCGGGCCTCGACGCTCTCGCTGCCCGCGAGCCCGCCTTCGCCGCGGCGCTGGAGCGTGTCGGCTATCCCGCGCCGCGCATCCGCGCGCGTGGCTATGCCACGCTGCTGCGCACCATCCTGGGCCAGCAGGTCAGCGTGAAGGCCGCCGACGCGGTGTGGCGCAAGCTGGAGGCGCTGGGCGACCCCGCCGACCCCGCGCTCGTCCAGCGGCTCGACGACGACATGCTGCGCGCGTGCGGCTTCTCGCGCCAGAAAAGCGGCTATGCCCGCAGCCTCGCCGAGGAAGTGACCAGCGGCCGCCTCGACCTCGACGCGCTGCCGCAGGACGACGAGGAAGCGATCGCGCAACTGGTCCGCGTCAAGGGCATCGGCCGCTGGTCGGCGGAGGTGTACCTGTTGTTCGCGGAAGGGCGGCCCGACATCTGGCCCGCCGGTGACCTGGCGGTACAGATCGAGGTCGGCCGCATCCTGGGCCATGACACGCGTCCCAGCGAGAAGCTGACCCGCGAACTGGCGGAGGCGTGGCGGCCGTACCGCGGGGCGGCGGCGATCTTCACGTGGCACCATTATGGGGCGGGGGCGGACGCCGCGCCGGTATAG
- a CDS encoding 2Fe-2S iron-sulfur cluster-binding protein has product MPKLIVVTREGEEREIDGDAGLSVMEVIRDAGIDEILALCGGCCSCATCHIHIDPAFVDKLPPISEDENDLLDSSADRDETSRLSCQVEFGDALDGMKVRIAAED; this is encoded by the coding sequence ATGCCCAAGCTTATCGTCGTCACGCGTGAGGGGGAAGAACGCGAAATCGACGGCGACGCCGGTCTGTCGGTGATGGAGGTCATCCGCGACGCCGGTATCGACGAGATCCTGGCGCTGTGCGGCGGCTGCTGCAGCTGTGCGACCTGCCACATCCACATCGATCCCGCCTTCGTCGACAAGCTGCCGCCGATCAGCGAGGACGAGAACGACCTGCTCGATTCGTCCGCCGACCGCGACGAGACGTCGCGCCTGTCGTGCCAGGTCGAGTTCGGCGACGCGCTGGACGGGATGAAGGTGCGCATCGCCGCGGAGGATTGA
- the rlmB gene encoding 23S rRNA (guanosine(2251)-2'-O)-methyltransferase RlmB, whose translation MARRGHRPSQTQGNRPRLWGRHAVTAALANPERVVRKVWGTREALAALDLPPVLPIVYAEAPDLGRLVPSDAPHQGLVAEVDPLEDVWLGDLLDQGQGDQRPLVILDQVTDPHNVGAILRSAAAFDALGIVTQDRHSPPESGALARAASGALETVPWVRVVNLARALDEIGEGGFWRIGLTGHATQTLAQAMGPQRIAIVLGAEGEGMRQNTEAHCDELAKLPISGKVESLNVSNAAAIALYAVAARVS comes from the coding sequence ATGGCACGCCGTGGACACCGCCCCAGCCAGACGCAGGGCAACCGGCCCCGCCTGTGGGGCCGCCATGCGGTGACCGCCGCGCTGGCCAATCCGGAGCGCGTCGTGCGCAAGGTGTGGGGCACGCGCGAGGCGCTGGCGGCGCTCGACCTGCCGCCGGTGCTGCCGATCGTCTATGCCGAGGCACCCGATCTCGGGCGGCTGGTGCCGTCGGACGCACCGCATCAGGGGCTGGTGGCGGAGGTCGATCCGCTGGAGGACGTATGGCTCGGCGACCTGCTGGATCAGGGACAGGGCGATCAGCGCCCGCTGGTGATCCTCGATCAGGTGACCGACCCGCATAACGTCGGCGCGATCCTGCGCTCGGCCGCGGCGTTCGACGCATTGGGCATCGTCACGCAGGATCGCCACTCGCCACCCGAATCGGGCGCGCTGGCGCGCGCGGCCTCGGGCGCGCTGGAGACGGTACCGTGGGTGCGTGTCGTCAACCTGGCGCGCGCGCTGGACGAGATCGGCGAGGGCGGTTTCTGGCGGATCGGCCTCACCGGCCATGCCACGCAGACGCTGGCGCAGGCCATGGGGCCGCAACGGATCGCGATCGTGCTGGGCGCGGAGGGCGAGGGGATGCGCCAGAATACCGAGGCGCATTGCGACGAACTGGCGAAGCTGCCCATTTCGGGCAAGGTGGAGAGCCTGAACGTCTCCAACGCCGCCGCGATCGCGCTCTACGCGGTGGCGGCGCGGGTGTCGTAA
- a CDS encoding M20/M25/M40 family metallo-hydrolase codes for MRHTLLAAVAAAALIVPPAAAQRAASTPATNRIIDQGMNHSEVMPIAQHLTDVIGPRLTNSPQARAAEAWTQARFAEWGLKVHKEPVPFGRGWWIERSSVRMVTPRPIQLTAIPVAWTPATNGTLTAPVVVAPMSKEADFAKWRGKLAGKIVMVTRPDSGSEPREAPFQRLSDADLAKEDGYRQPTYDPGALDRRMKRALFPAKLDAFLKAEGAVAQATMSYRDGKLLHGEGYLFGKDETPALPAVQIAAEDYRRLARLAKTGPAPTLEIVSDVRFDDSDMNAYNVIAEIPGTDAKAGYVMAGAHLDSWVAGDGAADNAAGSAMVMEAARILARTGIRPKRTIRFALWTGEEQGLLGSLAYTERHLATRGGVTATGTGRGDEKYYGFPTRFPITPQPGWGELAAYFNIDNGAGKLRGIYAEGNPAVVPIFQEWMAPFRAMGMTEVSMMSTGGTDHVFMQSVGVPGFQFIQDPLDYETRIHHSSIDTFDHLKAEDMRQASTILASFLLNAANAEQPLPRGPLPTQPVVSDPYAYPKDDD; via the coding sequence ATGCGCCACACCCTTCTCGCCGCCGTCGCCGCGGCGGCCCTGATCGTCCCGCCGGCCGCGGCGCAGCGCGCGGCCAGCACGCCCGCGACCAACCGCATCATCGACCAGGGGATGAACCACAGCGAGGTGATGCCGATCGCGCAGCATCTGACCGACGTGATCGGCCCGCGGCTGACCAATTCGCCACAGGCCCGCGCGGCGGAGGCGTGGACGCAGGCGCGCTTCGCCGAATGGGGACTGAAGGTCCACAAGGAGCCGGTCCCGTTCGGGCGCGGCTGGTGGATCGAGCGGTCGAGCGTGCGGATGGTCACGCCGCGCCCGATCCAGCTGACCGCGATCCCCGTCGCCTGGACGCCCGCGACCAACGGCACGCTGACCGCGCCGGTCGTGGTGGCGCCGATGAGCAAGGAGGCGGACTTCGCCAAGTGGCGCGGCAAGCTGGCGGGAAAGATCGTGATGGTGACGCGCCCCGACAGCGGATCGGAGCCCCGGGAGGCGCCGTTCCAGCGGCTGAGCGATGCCGATCTGGCGAAGGAGGACGGCTACCGCCAGCCGACCTACGACCCCGGCGCGCTCGATCGTCGCATGAAGCGTGCGCTGTTCCCCGCCAAACTCGACGCGTTCCTGAAGGCGGAGGGGGCGGTGGCGCAGGCGACCATGTCCTATCGCGACGGCAAGCTGCTCCACGGCGAGGGCTATCTGTTCGGCAAGGACGAGACGCCGGCGCTGCCCGCGGTGCAGATCGCGGCGGAGGACTATCGCCGGCTCGCGCGGCTGGCGAAGACCGGCCCGGCACCGACGCTGGAGATCGTGAGCGACGTGCGCTTCGACGACAGCGACATGAACGCCTATAACGTCATCGCCGAGATCCCCGGCACCGACGCGAAGGCGGGCTATGTCATGGCGGGCGCGCATCTCGACAGTTGGGTCGCGGGCGACGGTGCGGCGGACAATGCCGCCGGTTCGGCGATGGTGATGGAGGCGGCACGCATCCTGGCGCGCACCGGCATCCGGCCGAAGCGCACGATCCGCTTCGCGCTGTGGACCGGCGAGGAACAGGGGCTGCTCGGCTCGCTGGCCTATACCGAGCGGCACCTGGCGACGCGCGGCGGGGTGACGGCGACCGGCACCGGCCGCGGGGACGAGAAATATTACGGCTTCCCGACGCGCTTCCCGATCACCCCGCAGCCCGGCTGGGGCGAGCTGGCCGCCTATTTCAACATCGACAATGGCGCGGGCAAGCTGCGCGGCATCTATGCCGAGGGCAACCCGGCCGTGGTGCCGATCTTCCAGGAATGGATGGCGCCGTTCCGCGCGATGGGCATGACCGAGGTGTCGATGATGTCGACCGGGGGCACCGACCATGTCTTCATGCAGTCGGTTGGCGTGCCCGGTTTCCAGTTCATCCAGGATCCGCTCGACTATGAGACGCGCATCCACCACAGCAGCATCGACACGTTCGATCACCTGAAGGCGGAGGACATGCGGCAGGCGTCGACCATCCTCGCCTCGTTCCTGCTCAACGCCGCCAATGCCGAACAGCCGCTGCCACGGGGGCCCTTGCCGACGCAGCCGGTGGTCAGTGACCCCTATGCCTATCCGAAGGACGACGATTGA
- a CDS encoding DUF4411 family protein, giving the protein MLYLLDANALITAHNTWYGHKRVPEFWRWLLHHGEAGTVKMPAEIYAEVEGGNDDLAAWMHDAATKRALLLGGSSDAAAVQAVLALYGEAPTEADLITIGQDPFLIAAALGHADRRVVTAEVSKPTRTGARRHVPDVCDDCGVRWMHPVTFIADLDFSTDWDAFDKLLG; this is encoded by the coding sequence ATGCTGTATCTTCTCGACGCGAACGCGCTGATCACGGCCCATAATACCTGGTATGGGCACAAGCGCGTCCCTGAATTTTGGCGTTGGCTTCTCCATCACGGAGAGGCTGGCACAGTGAAGATGCCGGCGGAAATCTACGCCGAGGTCGAGGGTGGGAATGATGACCTCGCCGCGTGGATGCACGACGCGGCAACGAAGAGGGCGCTGCTCCTGGGTGGGTCGAGCGATGCAGCGGCCGTCCAAGCGGTCCTTGCGCTCTACGGCGAGGCGCCGACCGAAGCGGACCTCATCACCATCGGGCAGGACCCGTTCCTGATCGCTGCGGCTCTGGGCCATGCCGATCGTCGCGTGGTAACCGCAGAGGTTTCCAAGCCGACACGCACTGGGGCGCGGCGGCACGTTCCCGACGTTTGCGACGACTGCGGGGTCAGATGGATGCATCCAGTGACCTTCATCGCCGACCTCGACTTTTCGACCGACTGGGACGCTTTCGACAAGCTCTTAGGATAA
- a CDS encoding XRE family transcriptional regulator, translating into MAGLNPEVLIWARETAGLDRETAARKIDLKAARGMSGADRLAKIEAGEVVPTAALLRRLAAQYHRPILTFYLPQIPAPPELGQDFRTLPDKGDPSNVLLATLLRDVKARQALVREILEDDEDAVEVDLVGSAKAVGEAAVLAASMVDAIGFDRAAYRGWNRTSDAFDYLRELVEAKGVFVLLAGDCGHWSTAIEVGIFRGFAIADQLAPFIVINDQDAKAAWPFTLLHEVAHLLLGETGVSGGAPNGRVEQLCNDAAAEMLIDQEEIAELGRALQGNAADTAAIGALAGRARISRSMVAYQLYRARAITEARWIELRDAFRGHWLAQKEREREKNRAKEGGPNWYVVRRHRLGSAILAVAKQGMADGSLTPTRAARMLGVKPMAVYPLLAEPRRVTA; encoded by the coding sequence GTGGCAGGCTTGAACCCTGAGGTCCTGATCTGGGCGCGCGAGACAGCCGGGCTCGACCGGGAGACGGCTGCCCGCAAGATTGACCTCAAGGCCGCCCGTGGAATGAGCGGGGCGGATCGGCTCGCAAAGATTGAGGCCGGCGAGGTCGTGCCCACCGCAGCGCTCTTGCGTCGCTTGGCGGCTCAATACCATCGGCCGATCCTCACCTTCTACCTGCCCCAGATCCCAGCGCCACCTGAGCTTGGACAGGACTTCCGAACGCTGCCCGACAAGGGCGACCCTTCCAACGTCCTGCTCGCCACGCTGTTGCGCGACGTGAAGGCCCGTCAGGCGCTGGTGCGTGAAATCCTAGAGGATGACGAGGATGCGGTGGAAGTCGACTTGGTTGGATCTGCCAAGGCTGTAGGCGAGGCCGCCGTTCTGGCAGCGTCTATGGTCGATGCCATCGGCTTCGACCGGGCGGCCTATCGCGGATGGAATAGGACTTCGGACGCCTTCGACTACCTCCGCGAGTTGGTCGAGGCGAAGGGCGTATTCGTCCTGCTCGCCGGGGATTGCGGCCATTGGTCCACCGCGATCGAGGTCGGAATTTTTCGAGGCTTTGCGATTGCAGACCAGCTCGCGCCTTTCATCGTGATCAACGATCAGGATGCGAAGGCGGCGTGGCCGTTCACCCTATTGCACGAGGTCGCACACCTGTTGCTCGGCGAAACGGGAGTGAGCGGAGGCGCTCCAAACGGTCGCGTCGAGCAGCTTTGCAACGATGCAGCGGCAGAGATGCTGATAGACCAGGAGGAGATCGCCGAACTCGGCCGCGCGTTGCAGGGCAACGCCGCCGACACCGCGGCTATCGGGGCGCTGGCGGGCCGTGCGCGCATTAGCCGATCCATGGTCGCATATCAGCTGTATCGTGCAAGGGCGATCACCGAGGCTCGCTGGATTGAGCTACGCGACGCTTTCCGCGGCCATTGGCTCGCGCAGAAGGAGCGCGAGCGTGAGAAGAACCGAGCGAAGGAGGGCGGGCCGAACTGGTACGTCGTCCGGCGTCACCGTTTAGGCTCCGCGATCCTTGCCGTCGCCAAGCAGGGTATGGCGGACGGATCGCTAACCCCCACGCGCGCCGCCCGAATGCTCGGCGTTAAGCCGATGGCGGTCTACCCGCTCTTGGCCGAGCCGCGGCGGGTGACCGCCTAA
- a CDS encoding P27 family phage terminase small subunit: MNVIALDPTAGAPPEPDWTKEVPGRSKAAAAERVAASQYWGVVVRELRSVNRLALVNGHAIKRLVLAWLIYDRAAAQVARSGPVVKAPKTGTPMHSPWYTAMTQAGKTAATIEAELAITPRSRGDGDPIPTPPRPARNPYLSRSGLPSPPPPSPTNEDEPDASA, encoded by the coding sequence ATGAACGTCATCGCACTCGACCCCACGGCGGGGGCGCCGCCCGAACCGGACTGGACGAAAGAGGTGCCCGGTCGATCGAAGGCGGCGGCGGCGGAACGCGTCGCGGCATCACAATATTGGGGGGTCGTCGTTCGCGAGCTTCGCAGCGTCAACCGCCTTGCGCTGGTGAACGGCCATGCGATCAAGCGGCTGGTGCTGGCCTGGCTGATCTACGATCGCGCCGCCGCACAGGTCGCGCGATCGGGGCCGGTGGTGAAGGCCCCGAAGACCGGCACCCCGATGCACTCGCCTTGGTACACCGCCATGACGCAGGCCGGTAAGACCGCGGCCACGATCGAGGCGGAGCTTGCCATTACGCCGCGATCGCGCGGCGATGGCGATCCGATTCCTACCCCGCCGCGCCCGGCGCGGAACCCATACCTATCCCGCTCGGGACTGCCTTCGCCGCCGCCACCCAGCCCCACCAATGAAGACGAGCCCGATGCATCGGCTTGA